In Deltaproteobacteria bacterium, a single window of DNA contains:
- a CDS encoding YncE family protein has translation MKKLFLTFIVVLFCFLPFIAEAKYHIDHRIALEGNQGWDWLILDENANRLYITRGTEVDVMDLATEKIIGTIKNLSGVHGVALVSTLHKGFVSNGKTNTVTSFDLKSYKTLSEIPVGKKPDAILYDSFSKRIFAFNGESHDSTVIDVKKDSVLQTIPLNAKPEFAVSDEKGNIFVNLEDKNSLAVMDAKQMKLIAEWPLTPCESPSGLAIDQKNHRLFSVCENEKMIILNSDTGAFITSVSIGKKPDAAAFEPVTQLAFSPNGEGTLSVVQEKTPDQFEVIANVATQKGARTMALNSKTHSVYLITAKFSDPLPPTATQPHPRPSILPGTVEILVMKN, from the coding sequence ATGAAAAAATTGTTTCTAACATTCATCGTAGTGCTTTTCTGTTTTTTACCTTTTATCGCAGAAGCAAAATATCATATTGATCATCGTATTGCCTTAGAAGGAAATCAAGGCTGGGATTGGCTGATTCTCGATGAAAATGCAAATCGACTCTACATCACACGCGGGACAGAAGTGGATGTGATGGACCTTGCTACAGAAAAAATCATTGGAACCATTAAAAATCTTTCGGGAGTTCATGGCGTCGCCCTTGTTTCCACCTTGCACAAGGGTTTTGTCAGCAATGGTAAAACTAATACCGTTACTTCTTTCGATTTGAAATCTTACAAAACTCTGAGCGAAATCCCGGTGGGGAAAAAACCGGATGCCATCCTTTACGACTCGTTCAGCAAGAGAATTTTTGCCTTTAATGGGGAGAGTCATGATTCTACGGTGATCGATGTTAAAAAAGATTCAGTGCTTCAAACGATTCCCTTGAATGCTAAACCTGAGTTTGCGGTTTCAGATGAAAAAGGAAATATTTTTGTAAATCTGGAAGATAAAAATTCTCTAGCGGTGATGGATGCCAAGCAAATGAAGCTGATCGCGGAATGGCCTCTGACACCCTGCGAATCCCCGTCAGGTTTAGCAATCGATCAAAAAAATCATCGACTTTTTTCAGTGTGTGAAAATGAGAAGATGATTATTTTAAATTCGGACACAGGTGCATTTATTACGAGCGTGAGCATCGGTAAAAAACCCGATGCTGCAGCCTTTGAGCCTGTAACCCAACTTGCATTTTCTCCCAATGGAGAAGGCACTCTGAGCGTGGTGCAGGAAAAAACTCCGGATCAATTTGAAGTCATTGCCAATGTCGCTACACAAAAGGGCGCACGGACGATGGCCCTTAATTCCAAAACTCATTCTGTGTATCTGATTACGGCAAAATTTAGTGATCCTTTGCCACCCACTGCCACACAACCTCATCCCCGACCTTCTATCCTTCCGGGGACTGTGGAAATCCTCGTGATGAAAAACTAA
- a CDS encoding PD40 domain-containing protein has translation MSSQGGTKRIPTASFIPVHAPVSHDPSEPVVFARLTPLPPTTNPSAYASQNAANHYAQAPQAPSRNFWTRGWENFSIFDLIPGVGCSASLGVNESNADAGATDRPDGFVSVCNTYAPFTPLASIRPNTPLNAIVLGGPNGEFVCYQEWNYVPPRDPLPPSTYTPYVDGYAILNRGTGGITRLPIVHNQEFSSRTCSLSDDGRYAVVIESPHAAGPEQILLVDLQNPNSPRRLTAGDASSVAGVISADGSTVYFISRASNLTSDFNGNGGIFAYDVARRTMSRLPLPSDIHFPVSPLDGTLTQELALSADGNRLVFTANSNSSDDVLYAQVYLFDRRTNNTIRLSSSISGQEGSHYSLEPYISGDGRRVLFTSASDNLIPGTTGFRTYHAILWEEGRGLRLLSTTPDGRPLGSPNYFTRSDTYGISRDGSRAFITSSDPQILPDMWNTLPPGYMAAGAQELLALDLNTGRRSLIYQSLCLGLRFGIGAISPDGRYGVGSFMGIDPETNNPYAYPLLGFGVDYFLDP, from the coding sequence ATGTCTTCACAAGGTGGTACAAAAAGAATTCCGACCGCAAGTTTTATTCCTGTCCATGCGCCTGTATCGCACGATCCCAGTGAGCCTGTGGTTTTCGCAAGATTAACACCTCTGCCTCCAACGACAAATCCTTCTGCCTATGCTTCTCAAAATGCTGCAAACCACTATGCTCAAGCCCCCCAAGCACCTTCAAGAAATTTTTGGACCCGGGGTTGGGAGAATTTTTCCATTTTTGATTTGATCCCTGGCGTAGGCTGTTCAGCCAGTTTAGGTGTGAATGAATCCAATGCAGATGCTGGTGCTACAGACAGGCCCGATGGTTTTGTTTCTGTCTGCAATACCTATGCTCCATTTACACCTCTGGCCTCTATTCGACCCAACACACCTTTAAACGCTATTGTTTTAGGGGGCCCCAACGGAGAGTTTGTTTGTTATCAGGAATGGAATTATGTTCCCCCAAGAGACCCGCTTCCTCCTTCAACATATACTCCTTATGTGGACGGTTATGCCATTTTGAATCGAGGTACAGGCGGTATTACTCGTTTGCCTATAGTACACAATCAAGAGTTCTCTTCTAGAACGTGTTCTCTTTCAGACGATGGACGTTATGCGGTAGTGATAGAAAGCCCTCATGCAGCAGGCCCTGAGCAAATTTTGCTGGTTGATTTGCAAAATCCCAACTCACCGCGCCGCCTCACAGCGGGAGATGCTTCTAGTGTTGCAGGAGTGATCAGTGCAGATGGAAGCACCGTTTACTTTATCTCTCGCGCCAGCAATCTCACAAGTGATTTTAATGGCAATGGGGGTATTTTCGCCTATGATGTGGCACGTAGAACGATGAGCCGATTGCCTCTTCCTTCTGACATCCATTTTCCCGTATCTCCGCTCGATGGAACCCTGACTCAGGAGTTGGCATTAAGTGCCGATGGAAATCGTTTGGTCTTTACAGCAAACTCAAATTCTTCAGACGATGTACTGTATGCCCAAGTTTATCTATTTGATCGAAGAACAAACAACACCATTCGTCTCTCTTCCTCTATCTCAGGACAGGAGGGTAGCCATTATTCTTTGGAACCGTATATTTCAGGAGATGGGCGAAGGGTCTTATTTACCTCAGCATCAGATAATTTAATCCCAGGAACAACAGGCTTCCGTACTTATCATGCTATTTTATGGGAAGAAGGAAGAGGTTTGCGTCTCTTGAGTACCACTCCTGATGGAAGACCCTTGGGAAGTCCCAATTACTTTACACGTTCCGACACCTATGGAATTAGTCGTGATGGAAGCCGCGCGTTTATAACAAGTAGTGATCCTCAAATCCTGCCAGACATGTGGAATACCCTTCCACCCGGCTACATGGCCGCCGGCGCTCAAGAACTGCTTGCACTCGATCTTAATACAGGACGGCGTTCTCTCATTTATCAAAGCTTATGCTTAGGACTCCGTTTTGGCATAGGCGCTATCTCTCCTGATGGTCGTTACGGTGTAGGCTCTTTTATGGGCATCGACCCAGAGACTAATAATCCCTATGCTTACCCCTTATTAGGATTTGGTGTGGATTATTTTTTGGATCCTTAA
- a CDS encoding toll/interleukin-1 receptor domain-containing protein, producing the protein MKNHLEEFKDHWQLIKSKILSSSLERISKERISILQKMNTRGMLNSGMAISEVIENFFKNLRERKSDLIQAFKNLIIQKNFFPSDDIKKILQIDLETIFDPEIALRSLYNVHILKESLDTQSQQLKNQLILEHNPLNSDLELLWLELKDHFSNRLNSKANLKAFLSYSTKNKLEGRKVKAKLKELGIDCFLAHEDLIVSEEWKKRIIQELQICDFFIPILSAEFKSSDWCSQEIGLVSQRSDVIFIPLSLDGTVSFGFISHIQSQKIQPSSLSEEFFKPLIDKHPIPIIPHLIKRLEKAGTFAYSESLLKLLEPHFCEIARQGPSDPQG; encoded by the coding sequence ATGAAAAATCATTTAGAAGAATTCAAGGACCATTGGCAGCTAATTAAATCAAAGATTTTATCATCTTCTCTCGAAAGAATTTCCAAAGAACGAATAAGCATTCTTCAAAAAATGAATACCAGAGGAATGCTAAATAGTGGAATGGCCATTTCCGAAGTAATAGAAAATTTCTTTAAAAATTTAAGAGAAAGAAAAAGTGACTTAATTCAAGCTTTTAAAAACTTAATAATTCAGAAAAATTTTTTCCCAAGTGATGATATTAAGAAAATTTTACAAATTGATTTAGAAACAATATTTGATCCTGAAATTGCCCTAAGAAGTTTATATAATGTTCACATTTTAAAAGAATCTCTAGATACTCAAAGCCAACAACTCAAGAATCAACTTATTCTTGAACATAATCCATTAAACAGTGATTTAGAATTACTTTGGCTTGAGCTAAAAGATCATTTTTCCAACAGATTAAATTCAAAAGCAAATCTCAAAGCATTCCTTAGTTATTCTACTAAAAATAAATTAGAAGGGCGCAAAGTTAAAGCTAAATTAAAAGAATTAGGAATAGATTGCTTTTTAGCACATGAGGATTTGATAGTTTCTGAGGAATGGAAAAAAAGAATAATTCAAGAGCTACAAATATGTGATTTTTTTATTCCCATTCTTAGTGCAGAATTCAAAAGCTCAGATTGGTGCTCTCAAGAAATTGGTTTAGTTTCTCAACGATCTGATGTTATTTTCATTCCTCTTTCTTTAGATGGCACAGTTTCCTTCGGCTTCATTTCCCATATTCAAAGCCAAAAAATACAACCGAGCTCTTTATCAGAAGAATTTTTTAAGCCTCTTATTGATAAACACCCGATTCCAATTATTCCTCATCTTATTAAACGCCTTGAGAAGGCTGGGACCTTTGCTTATTCAGAAAGCCTACTAAAGTTGTTAGAACCTCATTTTTGCGAAATCGCAAGACAGGGACCCAGTGATCCGCAAGGATAG